The Nitrosomonadales bacterium nucleotide sequence GCTGCATCCTCTGTTCAGGGGAGTGGCGGGAGAGGTGGAGCCCTGGGAAGTGGTCTAACCCCTATTGGCAAGCAGCTTGTCGATACACCAACCCGCCGCAGCGAACCCCATGCCGGCGGTCACCGTGACCACCGAGCCATAGCCGGCGCAGCTCAGGTCGCCGGTCGTGCAGCTTGTGCTGCGCTGTGAGGGTTCTTCCGAATAGATGCAGGCCACGCCGAACTTGCCGTTCTTGCGCGGAGGGATGTTGAAATCCTTCTTCAGCGTCGTGCGGATGCGTGCCAGCAAGGCATCGTGCGTCACCTTGCCGAGATCGTCCCGCTTCAACCGGAGCGGATCGGCCTTGCCGCCCGCCGCGCCGCACACCACCAGCGGGATCCTGTTGTAGCGCGCATGAACGATCAGCGCCGCCTTCACTCTCGCCTCGTCGCAGGCGTCGAGCACCGCGTCGAAACTGTCCGGCACGATCAGTTGCGCCATGTTCGCCTCGGTCAGGAAATCATCCACGATCGTCACCCGGCAAGCGGGGTTGATGTCCGCGATGCGGGCCTTGAGTGCTTCCGTCTTGGCCTTGCCCAGCGTGCTGTCCAGCGCCTGGATCTGCCGGTTCACGTTAGATACCGCCACATGGTCGAAGTCGATCAGCGTCAGGTTGCCGATGCCGCTGCGCGCCAGCGCCTCCACCGCCCAGGAACCGACACCGCCCACGCCGATCACTACCACGCGCGCCCGGTGCAGCGCGATGCGCGACCCGTCGCCGTAGAGGCGGTCGAGGCCGCCGAAGCGGCGTTCGTGATGGTCGTCGAGCGGATGAAGGTGTCCCATGTTCAGTTTGTCGCGGCGAGTCGCGGAAGAATGGACGATACATTCGCTGTCGTGGCGCGTGCAACTTCCTCGATGCTTATGCCGCGCAACTGTGCCAGCGTCTGCGCGATGCGCGGCACATATTCCGGCTTGTTCGGTTGGCCGCGTTCGAGGAAGTCGGGCGGGATGTCCGGCGCGTCGGTCTCCAGCACGATGGTTTCCAGCGGCAGCGTCGCGGCAAGCTCGCGCAGGCGGGTGGCGCGGTCGTGGGTCATCGCGCCGCCGAAGCCGAGCTTGAAGCCCAGTTTGATGAACTCGTCGGCCTGCTGGCGGCTGCCGCTGAACGCGTGCGCAATGCCGCCGCGCACCCGGTGCTGGCGCAGCAGCTTGAGGATGGCGTCCTGCGCGCGGCGGATGTGCAGCAGCACCGGCAGGCCGAATTCGCGCGCCAGCTTCAGTTGCTCGACGAAGAAATATTCCTGCCGCGCACGGTCGTAGTGGTTGATGAAGAAGTCCATGCCGATCTCGCCGACCGCGACGGGTTTGTGTTGTTCCAGATAGCCGCGCAGCACAAGCAGGTCATCCGGCATCGCGTCATCGGTATACATCGGGTGGATGCCGTAAGCTGGCGCGCACGACGGGAAGCGTACACACAGCTCGCGCACCACCTCGAAGTTGGCGCGCGCCACCGAGGGCACGACGATGCGATCCACGCCCGCATCGCGTGCTGTCTGTACCAGTTCGGCCTGCGTGTCGCCGAATTCGTCGGCGTCGAGATGGCAGTGGGTGTCGATGAATCGCATTGCCCTCTCCCTAACCCTCTCCCGCAAGCGGGAGAGGGAACAATTCCCCTCTCCCGCTTGCGGGAGAGGGGGCTGGGGAGAGGGTGAGCTTTTTCATTTCATCATCAGCACGATCTTGCCGATCATGCCGCCCGCCTCAATCAGGCGATGCGCCTCGGCGGCCTGATCCAGCGGCAGCCGGTGCGTGACCAGCACGCCGAGCTGTCCCGCCTCGACCAGCTTGGCGCCTTCTTCCAGTATCCTGCGCTGGCGCACGCGCTCGTCGTGCAGGGCCAGCACCTGCGGCGTGAGCATCAGTTCGTAGCACAGCGACAGGTTGCGCAGCCGCGCCAGTTGCGTGTCGGCCAGCGACAGCGGCGTGGAGAGCAGGCTGACCAGTTTGCCACCGATGCGCACGGCATTCATCGAGCGCAGGTAAGTCTCGCCACCCACCGTGTCGAACACCACATCCGCGCCGCGTCCGCCCGTCCAGTCCAGCGTCTGCTGCACGAAGTCCTGCGTCTTGTAGTTGATGATCTTCTCCGCGTACAGGCCTTGTGCCAGCCCGGCCTTGCGGTCGTTGCTGACCGTCACCGCGACGCGCGCGCCGAGGTGGTGCGCCAGTTGCAATGCGACGTGGCCGACGCCTCCGGCCGCGGCATGGATCAGCACCGTCTGTCCGGCCTGCAGCCCGGCGCGCTCGACCAGCGCCTCCCATGCGGTGAGCAGCACCAGCGGCAGCGCGGCGCTATCCTGCAGCGACAGGTTGGCGGGTTTCGCCGCGCAATATTCCTCGTGCAGCGTGGTGTATTCGGCATAGTTGCCCGGCTCGTCGCCCAGCCCGCCGTTGCAGAAGAACACCTCATCGCCGGCCTTGACGCGCGTGACTGCTTCGCCTGCTGTTTCCACCACGCCCGCGCCGTCGCAACCGAGGATCGCGGGCA carries:
- a CDS encoding zinc-dependent alcohol dehydrogenase family protein, whose product is MKAILMTAAGSADVLQLREIEKPALPSPHHIRVKLAAAGVNPVDAKLRAKPAYHPDKLPAILGCDGAGVVETAGEAVTRVKAGDEVFFCNGGLGDEPGNYAEYTTLHEEYCAAKPANLSLQDSAALPLVLLTAWEALVERAGLQAGQTVLIHAAAGGVGHVALQLAHHLGARVAVTVSNDRKAGLAQGLYAEKIINYKTQDFVQQTLDWTGGRGADVVFDTVGGETYLRSMNAVRIGGKLVSLLSTPLSLADTQLARLRNLSLCYELMLTPQVLALHDERVRQRRILEEGAKLVEAGQLGVLVTHRLPLDQAAEAHRLIEAGGMIGKIVLMMK
- a CDS encoding TatD family hydrolase — translated: MRFIDTHCHLDADEFGDTQAELVQTARDAGVDRIVVPSVARANFEVVRELCVRFPSCAPAYGIHPMYTDDAMPDDLLVLRGYLEQHKPVAVGEIGMDFFINHYDRARQEYFFVEQLKLAREFGLPVLLHIRRAQDAILKLLRQHRVRGGIAHAFSGSRQQADEFIKLGFKLGFGGAMTHDRATRLRELAATLPLETIVLETDAPDIPPDFLERGQPNKPEYVPRIAQTLAQLRGISIEEVARATTANVSSILPRLAATN
- a CDS encoding tRNA threonylcarbamoyladenosine dehydratase, translating into MGHLHPLDDHHERRFGGLDRLYGDGSRIALHRARVVVIGVGGVGSWAVEALARSGIGNLTLIDFDHVAVSNVNRQIQALDSTLGKAKTEALKARIADINPACRVTIVDDFLTEANMAQLIVPDSFDAVLDACDEARVKAALIVHARYNRIPLVVCGAAGGKADPLRLKRDDLGKVTHDALLARIRTTLKKDFNIPPRKNGKFGVACIYSEEPSQRSTSCTTGDLSCAGYGSVVTVTAGMGFAAAGWCIDKLLANRG